The stretch of DNA CGCCCGCGGGCTGGAAACCGCCGTAAAACTGGCCAGCGCAGTCAAAACTAACTGTGGAAGACCCCTTGAATTGATGGTTGCCGGTGATGTTAATGACGAAATGAAAGCCCGTGCCTACAGCCTGGCGCCTGATCTGTGGATTACATGGCGCGGCGTGCTCCCCCGCGAGGACATCGCCGCCGTTGACCGCTCTGCTCACGTGCTGTTCAGTGCTGATCTCAACGCCGCCTGTCCCAACAGTGTGATCGAAGCGTTGGCTTGCGGCACCCCGGTCCTGGCTTATGATACCGGCGCACTGGCTGAACTGATCCAGGACGGTGCCGGAAGGGTCGTGCCTTACGGTGCTGATCACTGGCGGTTAGAAGACCCGCTGATTCCGCCCCTGACTGAGGCTTGCGTTGAAATCCTGCAGAATAACCCCGCCTACCGGGCACGCGCGCGCGCCCGAGCTGAAGCCGTATTCAGCCTTGAAGCCATGCTTGCCGGCTATCTGAATGCCCTGGGGGTTTCATGAGTACGTTTGCAGGGAAGGTTGGCGTGGTACAGCGCGTTCTGGCTGAATACCGGGCGCCTTTTTTCAACGCCCTGGGCCAGGCTTGTCCTGGCGGATTGGAAGTCTTCGCTGGCGAGCCTCGCGATGACGAAATGATTAAAACCGCAACCTCCCTCGATTCTGCCCATCTTATCCATGGAAAAAACCTGCACTTGTTGAAAAGCAATTTTTATCTGTGCCTGCAATTCGGTTTGCTGCGCTGGTTGAAGCAGTTTAACCCCGATATCCTGATCGTTGAAGCCAACCCCCGATATTTACGCACTCCTGCTGCCTTGCGCTGGATGCGCAAACGGGCTCGCCCGGTGATCGGTTGGGGTTTGGGCGCGCCGCCGATATCCGGGCTGCTGACCGGATTGCGCCGTCGGCGACGCACACACTTCATCAGCCAGTTTGACGCCCTGATCACCTACAGCCAGACCGGTGCGGATGAATACGCCCGTTTGGGTTTTCCACCCGAGCGCATCTTGATTGCCATCAACGCGGTGGCTCCCGCACCCACTCACCCGCTGCCTGTACGCCCTGTACCAGCCAAAGATCAGCCCGAGCGAGTCCTGTTTGTTGGGCGACTGCAAGCGCGCAAACAGGTGGATCAATTGCTGCGCGCCTGCGCTCAACTGCCAGAATTATTACAGCCAGACCTGGTAATCGTCGGTGACGGACCCGACCGGGAGCGCCTGGAAAACCTGGCTGAGGAGGTCTACCCCCGTGCGGTGTTCACCGGTGCCCTGTACGGCGCCGAACTGGCAGAACAATTTCGTGAAGCGGATCTTTTCGTCCTGCCTGGCACCGGCGGGTTAGCGCTTCAGCAGGCCATGAGCTACGGACTGCCCTTGATCGCCGCCGAAGCTGATGGCACCCAGGCAGATCTCGTTCGCCCGGAAAACGGCTGGCAAATTCCGCCCGATGACCTGCCCGCCCTGGGCGCAGCCCTCTCCACAGCATTGAGAGATATCCCCATGCTGCGTAAAATGGGAGCTGAGAGTTACCGGATTGTGTCCGAGGAGATCAACCTGGAGAAAATGGTTGCTGTATTCATCGAGGCGCTCAAGCGGAGTTTGCCATGAGCACACATATCTTGTTGATCGCTGATGGTCGCAGCCCTACGGCACAAAGCTGGATCACAAACATCCAGGCGCTGGGTTACTCCGTCAGCCTGGTTTCCACCTTCCCCTGCAACCCACCAGAAGGCATAAGACATTTTTCTATTCTGCCAATCGCTTTCAGCCAACTGAGCTCTTCAGCCCAGGCCGGTTTAGCCGCCCCTGACGGTCAGCCCAAATCCACTCCTGCGCGTAGGCTGATCCGCCATTTTGCCCCGGTCTTGCAACCTCTGCGCTATCTCCTGGGTCCGCTGACGGTCGCCAGGTTTGCCCGTCCCTACCAGGCGCTGGTATCCAGGATCAAGCCCGACCTGGTACATGCACTGCGCATCCCCTTTGAGGGCATGCTGGGCAGCTATACCCCAAAAGGAATCCCTTTCATCGCCGCTACCTGGGGCAATGACCTGACCCTGCATGCCAGCGCCTCGCCTTTAATGCGCACCTTCACACAACGCTGCCTGGTGTGTGCCGATGGCTTTGCCGCCGATACGCAGCGGGACGTGCGCCTGGCGCGCAACTGGGGTCTGCCAGCAGATGTGCCGACGCTGGTCGTCCCCGGCTCAGGAGGTTTGGATCTAAACGCCATATTCGCTGCCCCGTCCTTGGACCCTGACGCATTTGGCTTGCCAGCATCCGGTGTCTTTGTGGTCAACCCGCGTGGCATGCGGCCAAAATCTGTTCATCAGGATGTATTCTTTGCTGCTATTCCTGCCGTCCTTGCTCGCTATCCCGAAGTTCATTTTATCTGCCCCAACCTGGCTGGGATCCGCCAGGCTGAAACCTGGGTCAGCCAATATGGCATTCAAAGCAATACCCACCTGCTGCCCAAACTCTCCCAACCTCAATTATGGTCGCTGCTCAAAACTGCCCGGGTATTTGTTTCACCCAGCAGTCACGACGGCACCCCCAACTCGCTGTTGGAAGCAATGTCCTGCGGCTGTTTCCCGATCGCCGGCGATATAGAATCCCTGCGGGAATGGATTGAAAACGGCATTAACGGTCTGCTGGTAGACCCACGCTCACCCACGCAGCTGGCTGAAGCGCTGTGTCAGGCTCTGGAGGATCAAACACTGCGCCAAAAAGCAACTGAGCACAACCTGGCTCTGGTCAGGCAACGGGCTTCCCAGGAGGCAACTCACCCGCAAATTTCAAATTTTTACGAGAAATTGCTGGGGGATGATCCGACTTCGCGTCGCGCTCCCCGTGCCCTTTAAAGGTTTTATGCGCCTTCGTTCGGGGACGATGATGGTGAGTGGTGAATTGGACTAAGTGATTAGGAATCAGGAAACAGGAATTAGGAAACCTTAAATGGAGAATAGAACTCAGTACTTAGCTCTCAGTTCTAAGCTCTAAGTTCTAAGTTCTATCCCCCACCAGCGATCTCATTCCTTAAACTTCAACACACCCACTTTTTCAAATACCAGCGGTGCCAACCATGAAACCCACAAACCCACCAGCGTGTAACGAATAAACCGCATGGAATAACCAAGGAAATGTGCACCCCGCGGGAGGACCTGTCCCAAGCCAAAGTACAGGATCACCACGCCGAGCAAACCGATCAGAAAGCGCACCAGCCGACGCCATCCGCCTTCATTTGCCAGGAAACGCCCTTTTTTCTCTGAGAGGATTACAAAACCAACCAGCAATCCCGTCCAGGTGCCACCCAGGGTAAAGGTGCCATCCAGACCGAAGGGCGCCACCTGACCAGCACGACCAGCCCATTCAGGATCCATCACCCACCTGGGACCCAAAGCCCAATTAACGACCAGGATCAACAGCATCAACACGACTGTGCTGGCAATCACCAGCCCGAGCCTTGCGCCAAAGGAACGCGCCTCAAACCAGCGCCCAATTTTTTTGGACCAGGCTGCAAACCCCGCCAGCAGCAAGCCGCCGATCAACCAGCCAAACAGTACATCGCCCAGGAAGTGCACACCTAAAACCAGCCTGGAAATCCCGATCAGGAAAATCAGCGCCACCATCGCAATCGAAAACCAGCGTTTCTTAACTTCAACAGCCAGCCAGCCCCATACTGAGATCGCATTTTGAGCATGCCCTGAGGGTAAGCCAAACGAAGTTTCATGAACATGGCAGGTGACTGTGTCACTGATCCAGCAGGGACGCGGTAAGCGGAATAAAAACTTAAAAAAGGCATTAAACCCGTTGCTGAGCAGCAACATCATCCCCACGCGCAGACCCAGCAACTGGTCAAAACTCCAATAAAGGACCGGCAGTAAGAGGATATAAAACAATTCTTCCCCAAAAAACGTAATAACCTTCATGGGCGCCAACAACCATGCCCCCAGGCCTTGAAAAAACTCATTAACCACAATTTGCCAAAGATTAACAGCCGCCATACAAACCTCCTTGAAAAATTAATTCATTAAAACGTCAACTCCAAATCGCCGCATGATTAATCAGCCGGACTGGCTGTCAAACAAATCCTGGACGATGGCTTGCCCTTCCTCCAGGATGCGGTTCAGATGCTCCTGGCTTAAAAGGCTTTCTGCATAAACCTTGTAAATATCTTCTGTACCTGATGGGCGGACAGCCGTCCAACCATTTTCAGTCACAATCTTCAGACCGCCGATGTCAGCATCATTCCCGGGAGCCCGGGTTAGCTTGGCAATGATTTTCTCCCCCGCCAATTCTTCGGCGGTGATCATCTCGGGTGACAATTTTCTGAAAACCGCTTTTTGTTCCGCAGTGGCTTTGCCTTCCAGGCGCTGGTAAAATGCCTGCCCGAACCTCTCCTGCAGTTGCTGATAGATGTGTGCCGGATCCTCTCCGGTCACAGCCAGTATCTCCGCTGCCAACAGGTTCAGGATGATCCCATCTTTGTCCGTTGTCCAGGTCGTGCCATCCCTGCGTAAAAAGGATGCTCCAGCACTTTCTTCGCCGCCAAAACCCAGGTCGCCCGTTAACAAACCCGGCACAAACCACTTGAAGCCCACAGGAACTTCAACCAGGTCCCGGTTGAGGAATTTAGCCACGCGGTCAATCATTGCGCTGGTCACAACTGTCTTCCCCACTTTGACTTTGGCTGCCCAAGCCGGTCGGTTCTGGAACAGGTACCACACCGCAACCGCCAGGTAATGATTGGGGTTCATCAACCCCCCCACGGGCGTCACAACCCCATGCCGGTCAAAGTCGGAGTCATTACCAAAGGCGATATCGTAGCTGTCTTTCATTTCAATTAAGCCCGCCATGGCGTAGGGCGATGAACAGTCCATGCGGATCTTCCCATCGTGGTCAACGGTCATAAAACGAAAGGTGGGGTCGACGTCCGGGTTCACGATATCTAAATCCAAACCATAGATTTCGGCAATCGGGCCCCAGTAAGCAACCCCTGCCCCGCCCAGAGGATCAACGCCAATGCGTACTCCAGCAGTGGAAATGGCTTCCATGTTGACGACGTTCGCCAGGTCTTCCACATAGGGCTGGATGAAATCCACCGGGTGGGTGGTGGAAGCCTTAATTGCCTTAGAGTAGGGAATGCGTTTGACAGCCTTCAAGCCTTCCCTCAAAATCTGGTTAGCCCGATCTTCGATCGCCCTGGTGATCTCAGCACCCGCTGGGCCTCCGTCCGGGGGATTATATTTAAAGCCCCCGTCTCCGGGTGGATTATGCGAGGGCGTAATCACCACGCCATCTGCCAGACCCCGGGTACGCCCCAGGTTGTAGACCAGGATCGAACGTGAAATCGCGGGTGTGGGTGTATAACCGAAACCTTCCTGCAGCATGATCTGGACGCCATTGGCAGCAAACACCTCCAGCGCGCTGCGCATCGCT from Brevefilum fermentans encodes:
- a CDS encoding glycosyltransferase family 4 protein, yielding MKTQICLVPELTGLGGTASFQARMIAGLKSRGIPHTFNIASPENTAVLVIGGSRQLLKLWQAKRRGVRIIQRLNGMNWIHRLEKTAPRLFLRSEVNNQVLAFIRRHLADGIVYQSHFCHTWWNRVYGSRPIPHQVTYNGVDLQEFSPNGPETPPEDHFRILLVEGRLVGAYARGLETAVKLASAVKTNCGRPLELMVAGDVNDEMKARAYSLAPDLWITWRGVLPREDIAAVDRSAHVLFSADLNAACPNSVIEALACGTPVLAYDTGALAELIQDGAGRVVPYGADHWRLEDPLIPPLTEACVEILQNNPAYRARARARAEAVFSLEAMLAGYLNALGVS
- a CDS encoding glycosyltransferase family 4 protein; the protein is MSTHILLIADGRSPTAQSWITNIQALGYSVSLVSTFPCNPPEGIRHFSILPIAFSQLSSSAQAGLAAPDGQPKSTPARRLIRHFAPVLQPLRYLLGPLTVARFARPYQALVSRIKPDLVHALRIPFEGMLGSYTPKGIPFIAATWGNDLTLHASASPLMRTFTQRCLVCADGFAADTQRDVRLARNWGLPADVPTLVVPGSGGLDLNAIFAAPSLDPDAFGLPASGVFVVNPRGMRPKSVHQDVFFAAIPAVLARYPEVHFICPNLAGIRQAETWVSQYGIQSNTHLLPKLSQPQLWSLLKTARVFVSPSSHDGTPNSLLEAMSCGCFPIAGDIESLREWIENGINGLLVDPRSPTQLAEALCQALEDQTLRQKATEHNLALVRQRASQEATHPQISNFYEKLLGDDPTSRRAPRAL
- a CDS encoding phosphatase PAP2 family protein → MAAVNLWQIVVNEFFQGLGAWLLAPMKVITFFGEELFYILLLPVLYWSFDQLLGLRVGMMLLLSNGFNAFFKFLFRLPRPCWISDTVTCHVHETSFGLPSGHAQNAISVWGWLAVEVKKRWFSIAMVALIFLIGISRLVLGVHFLGDVLFGWLIGGLLLAGFAAWSKKIGRWFEARSFGARLGLVIASTVVLMLLILVVNWALGPRWVMDPEWAGRAGQVAPFGLDGTFTLGGTWTGLLVGFVILSEKKGRFLANEGGWRRLVRFLIGLLGVVILYFGLGQVLPRGAHFLGYSMRFIRYTLVGLWVSWLAPLVFEKVGVLKFKE
- a CDS encoding glycosyltransferase family 4 protein, producing MSTFAGKVGVVQRVLAEYRAPFFNALGQACPGGLEVFAGEPRDDEMIKTATSLDSAHLIHGKNLHLLKSNFYLCLQFGLLRWLKQFNPDILIVEANPRYLRTPAALRWMRKRARPVIGWGLGAPPISGLLTGLRRRRRTHFISQFDALITYSQTGADEYARLGFPPERILIAINAVAPAPTHPLPVRPVPAKDQPERVLFVGRLQARKQVDQLLRACAQLPELLQPDLVIVGDGPDRERLENLAEEVYPRAVFTGALYGAELAEQFREADLFVLPGTGGLALQQAMSYGLPLIAAEADGTQADLVRPENGWQIPPDDLPALGAALSTALRDIPMLRKMGAESYRIVSEEINLEKMVAVFIEALKRSLP
- the pgm gene encoding phosphoglucomutase (alpha-D-glucose-1,6-bisphosphate-dependent), with translation MKISPLAGKPATRELLVDIPRLISAYYTERPDPHIFDQQVAFGTSGHRGTSLTRSFNEDHILAISQAIVEYRMKQGTTGPLYIGKDTHALSEPAMRSALEVFAANGVQIMLQEGFGYTPTPAISRSILVYNLGRTRGLADGVVITPSHNPPGDGGFKYNPPDGGPAGAEITRAIEDRANQILREGLKAVKRIPYSKAIKASTTHPVDFIQPYVEDLANVVNMEAISTAGVRIGVDPLGGAGVAYWGPIAEIYGLDLDIVNPDVDPTFRFMTVDHDGKIRMDCSSPYAMAGLIEMKDSYDIAFGNDSDFDRHGVVTPVGGLMNPNHYLAVAVWYLFQNRPAWAAKVKVGKTVVTSAMIDRVAKFLNRDLVEVPVGFKWFVPGLLTGDLGFGGEESAGASFLRRDGTTWTTDKDGIILNLLAAEILAVTGEDPAHIYQQLQERFGQAFYQRLEGKATAEQKAVFRKLSPEMITAEELAGEKIIAKLTRAPGNDADIGGLKIVTENGWTAVRPSGTEDIYKVYAESLLSQEHLNRILEEGQAIVQDLFDSQSG